One stretch of Micromonospora echinospora DNA includes these proteins:
- a CDS encoding response regulator, which yields MTTIVLADDEVLLRTALAALLPMEGDITVLAEAENGEKAVEATLRHRPEVLVIDLEMPGMDGLDAVAQIRQARPEQVILMLTRHARPGVLRKALRLGVQGFVSKSAEPAHITSVIATLHAGKRWIDPDVSALAVTEDCPLTDREADVLRVTGEGYSVADIAARLHLAPGTVRNYLSNAMRKTQTRTRHEAARYARGHDWL from the coding sequence ATGACGACGATCGTGCTGGCTGACGACGAGGTCCTGCTGCGTACGGCCCTGGCCGCGCTACTGCCGATGGAAGGTGACATCACCGTTCTCGCTGAGGCCGAGAACGGAGAGAAGGCCGTTGAGGCCACCCTGCGGCACCGGCCCGAGGTGCTGGTCATCGACCTGGAGATGCCTGGCATGGACGGTCTCGACGCGGTCGCGCAGATCCGTCAAGCGCGACCGGAGCAGGTGATCCTCATGCTGACCCGGCACGCCCGCCCCGGTGTGCTGCGCAAGGCGTTGCGGCTCGGCGTCCAGGGCTTCGTCAGCAAGTCCGCCGAGCCGGCCCACATCACCTCGGTCATCGCCACCCTGCACGCGGGTAAACGCTGGATCGACCCGGATGTCTCCGCGCTGGCCGTCACCGAGGACTGCCCCCTCACCGACCGCGAAGCCGACGTGCTGCGGGTCACCGGCGAGGGCTACTCGGTCGCCGACATCGCCGCCCGGCTCCACCTTGCCCCGGGCACCGTACGCAACTACCTTTCCAACGCCATGCGCAAGACCCAGACCCGGACCCGCCACGAAGCGGCCCGCTACGCCCGCGGACACGACTGGCTGTGA